One stretch of Mycolicibacterium fallax DNA includes these proteins:
- a CDS encoding DNA primase family protein yields MMTGTDGWDPYEDVPPLGDDDAPPEWEGAPDAVVVPFDRAERQDRKGAGAKTKHLPRALVLPPPDCPLPVARELIRALWTDAEGRELIASWRGQWAAYAGTHWEVVSRATIRAILQRAVEQAVVQQANGEVKPWNPNSRRMADLMEALASAVHRDDEAEEDRVGRVAMGNGILDLETLELAPHTPEWFSFTCLPYDYAPLAGEPIALLAFCRSVWGDDAPSIGMLQEWLGYAVSGSLAKQKALLLVGARRAGKGTILKLLTALVGAKNCAPLTLDALGRQFGLQRAIGKTLGLIADARQDGRSPALLIERLLMIIAGDAIEVDIKNREPWHGQLALRLVMASNEVPRFRDNSGAVASRFLILRFTRSMLGKEDEALDARLAAEMPAIFNWALSGLRRLEERGRFSEPESAMEDRELLDDLASPVNIFAREILDVGEGFEEKKDVVYAFWRAWCEKNGHEPGSTTSFTRSLRAAFPSVTARGRAKAAEGYGDRPRVYGGVRLKPGVATHPDAEPVVVGRWSDGAPATVDRCLKCGDLLGPGEHGCVFDAPPPEPLDLGV; encoded by the coding sequence ATGATGACCGGAACTGACGGCTGGGATCCGTACGAAGACGTGCCGCCGCTCGGCGACGACGACGCGCCGCCTGAGTGGGAGGGCGCCCCTGATGCGGTGGTCGTGCCGTTCGACCGGGCTGAGCGGCAGGATAGGAAGGGCGCGGGCGCCAAGACTAAGCATCTGCCGAGGGCGCTAGTGCTGCCGCCGCCCGATTGTCCCCTGCCCGTCGCACGGGAGCTGATTCGCGCGCTCTGGACGGACGCCGAAGGCCGCGAGTTGATCGCCAGCTGGCGTGGGCAGTGGGCCGCCTACGCGGGTACGCACTGGGAAGTTGTGAGCCGCGCAACGATCCGCGCGATCTTGCAGCGCGCGGTAGAACAAGCGGTAGTTCAGCAGGCGAACGGCGAGGTCAAGCCCTGGAATCCGAACAGCCGCCGCATGGCCGACCTGATGGAGGCTCTGGCGTCGGCGGTACACCGCGACGACGAGGCAGAGGAGGACCGCGTAGGCCGGGTCGCGATGGGGAACGGGATCCTGGACCTGGAGACGCTGGAGTTGGCCCCGCACACTCCGGAGTGGTTCAGCTTCACCTGTCTGCCCTATGACTACGCCCCGCTCGCTGGCGAGCCGATTGCCCTGCTCGCCTTTTGCCGGAGCGTATGGGGGGACGACGCCCCGTCGATAGGGATGCTGCAGGAGTGGCTGGGGTACGCCGTCAGCGGCAGCCTGGCCAAGCAGAAGGCGCTACTCCTCGTCGGGGCCAGGCGCGCGGGCAAAGGGACGATCCTGAAGCTGCTGACGGCGCTGGTCGGCGCCAAAAACTGCGCGCCGCTCACCCTCGACGCGCTGGGGCGCCAGTTCGGTCTCCAGCGTGCGATCGGCAAGACTCTCGGGCTTATTGCGGACGCGCGCCAGGACGGCCGATCGCCAGCCCTCCTGATAGAGAGGCTGTTGATGATCATCGCCGGCGACGCCATCGAGGTGGACATCAAGAACCGCGAGCCGTGGCACGGGCAGCTCGCCCTCCGCCTGGTCATGGCGAGCAACGAGGTGCCCCGGTTCCGGGATAACTCCGGAGCAGTCGCATCGAGGTTCCTGATCCTGCGCTTCACTCGCTCGATGCTTGGCAAGGAGGATGAGGCCCTCGACGCGCGCCTCGCGGCCGAGATGCCTGCCATCTTCAACTGGGCGCTTAGCGGCCTGCGGCGCCTGGAGGAGCGGGGGCGCTTCTCCGAGCCAGAGTCGGCGATGGAGGACCGTGAACTGCTGGACGACCTCGCCAGCCCGGTGAACATCTTCGCCCGCGAGATCCTCGACGTCGGCGAAGGGTTCGAGGAGAAAAAGGATGTCGTCTACGCGTTTTGGCGGGCTTGGTGCGAGAAGAACGGGCATGAGCCTGGCTCAACCACTAGCTTCACTCGCAGCCTCCGGGCAGCCTTTCCCTCGGTGACCGCGCGCGGCCGGGCGAAGGCTGCGGAGGGCTATGGGGACCGCCCCCGCGTGTACGGAGGCGTCCGGCTCAAGCCGGGTGTCGCCACTCACCCCGACGCCGAACCCGTCGTCGTCGGCCGGTGGAGCGACGGCGCCCCCGCAACCGTCGACCGCTGCCTGAAGTGCGGCGACCTGCTCGGCCCGGGCGAGCACGGCTGCGTGTTCGACGCCCCGCCACCGGAGCCGCTCGACCTCGGCGTTTAA
- a CDS encoding DUF2637 domain-containing protein has product MSARRYWAWVLAAAVAVSVAGNVGHAILTANPALRTPAAVAAALPPLALLAVTEGLARSHGRGVRRRVYRAGVGGAVVIAALAFVLSFAALRDLAVMLGQPAAVAAGWPLLADATIAVASIMVLALKPDEAATTPAAPVAGAVAGAVASGNTSAAAAGVDGEATGEAGEAAGVDGEVVGVDGGVAGVAGGVAGEFRELAEQLVREGRVRAPAATVAAALAALAGGRSLRATASATGLHRTAVRRLAGLAAEVG; this is encoded by the coding sequence GTGAGCGCGCGCCGCTACTGGGCCTGGGTCCTCGCCGCCGCCGTCGCCGTCTCCGTGGCGGGCAATGTTGGCCATGCGATCCTCACAGCGAACCCCGCGCTGCGCACACCGGCCGCCGTCGCAGCGGCGCTCCCGCCGCTCGCCTTGTTGGCCGTGACCGAGGGGCTCGCGCGTAGCCACGGCCGCGGCGTCCGCCGCAGGGTCTACCGCGCCGGTGTCGGCGGAGCTGTGGTCATCGCCGCCTTGGCGTTCGTGCTCAGCTTCGCCGCCCTGCGCGATTTGGCCGTGATGCTGGGCCAGCCGGCCGCCGTGGCCGCCGGGTGGCCGTTGCTGGCAGATGCAACTATCGCGGTCGCCTCGATCATGGTGCTGGCGCTGAAGCCTGACGAGGCGGCGACCACCCCGGCCGCCCCGGTGGCCGGGGCCGTGGCCGGGGCTGTGGCCAGCGGCAACACCTCCGCGGCGGCGGCCGGGGTGGACGGGGAGGCGACCGGGGAGGCCGGGGAGGCGGCCGGGGTGGACGGCGAGGTGGTCGGGGTGGACGGCGGGGTGGCCGGGGTGGCCGGCGGGGTGGCCGGGGAGTTCCGGGAGCTGGCCGAGCAGCTGGTGCGGGAGGGGCGGGTGCGGGCCCCGGCGGCCACGGTGGCCGCCGCACTGGCCGCCCTGGCCGGCGGGCGGTCGCTGCGGGCGACCGCCAGCGCGACCGGGTTGCATCGGACAGCTGTGCGGCGGCTGGCGGGCCTGGCGGCGGAGGTGGGGTGA
- a CDS encoding excisionase family DNA-binding protein produces the protein MTTTAIEPELISVDQLAARWSVHPDTVRALIAGGRLKSVRVGRLLRIRREAAEAYLAGAA, from the coding sequence ATGACGACTACCGCAATCGAGCCCGAGCTGATCTCGGTCGATCAGCTCGCCGCCCGCTGGAGTGTCCACCCGGACACCGTCCGCGCCCTCATCGCCGGTGGCCGCCTGAAAAGCGTCCGCGTCGGCCGCCTGCTGCGCATCCGCCGCGAGGCGGCCGAGGCGTACCTGGCGGGTGCCGCCTGA